A stretch of the Vibrio aphrogenes genome encodes the following:
- the putA gene encoding bifunctional proline dehydrogenase/L-glutamate gamma-semialdehyde dehydrogenase PutA, with the protein MFTASDVLKTEFHQQPLETLWSHISPLYMVDESTWLKQLLPLAMPSEQEKLAIENQTTDLIKAIRADKKSVQMIDALLLEYSLDTHEGILLMCLAEALMRIPDAATADALIRDKLSVADWKSHLKNSDSVFVNASTWGLMLTGKVIGLNESQAQSPAQGLNRLVNKMSEPVIRKAMHQAMKIMGYQFVLGRSIAEAQKNGKAMREKGYTYSYDMLGEAALTAQDAQKYFNDYLMAITAVGNDKFDHAISPAPSVSIKLSALHPRYEVANKQRVMTELYATVEQLIVQARQLGVALTIDAEEADRLEMSLELFEKLYCSEAAKGWGKFGLVIQAYSKRALPTLVWLNALAKQQGDMIPLRLVKGAYWDSEIKWSQQAGYNNYPVYTRKEATDVSYLACARFLLSEHVRGHIFPQFASHNAHTVTAIATMATHKDFEFQRLHGMGDSLYEHAMKAFGQSVRIYAPVGSHKDLLPYLVRRLLENGANSSFVHRLVDARCPIETLNQHPVDTLMAHENYANTAIPLPPAIFPDRKNAYGVNIDIQSEVTPFEQQVEHWLQQTWQAGPIIAGDRTYESMIKEENASVNTIQMVTAPYDRKIQVGSVVFSTLDHVSKAIEVAQSCFHEWNKLGYESRCEKLERLADLLEDHLPELVALCHKEAGKTIHDSIDEVREAVDFCRYYAKQPTIFAPSQQVGFDGVERTITREGCGVFVCISPWNFPLAIFLGQITAALVSGNTVIAKPAEQTSLIAARAVELMLEAGFPAGSIQLLPGNGAEIGQALTSHPAIAGVAFTGSTPTAQRINATLAGREAKPVPFIAETGGQNAMIVDSTALPEQVVRDVMRSAFASAGQRCSALRVLYVQEDIAERIIELIKGGMQQLAVGLPYLHQTDVGPVIDAAAKAKLVSHIEHMKQTQRLVAEVTLDERCQDGDFVAPTAFEIENIHVLEEEKFGPILHIIRFKAEQLAQVVKDINRTGFGLTMGIHSRNETTYRWIEKQARVGNCYINRDQVGAAVGVQPFGGQGLSGTGPKAGGPHYLYRFSQVDITTVNQSA; encoded by the coding sequence ATGTTTACAGCAAGCGATGTACTAAAAACGGAATTTCATCAGCAACCTTTAGAGACTCTTTGGTCTCATATTTCTCCACTTTATATGGTTGATGAATCGACTTGGCTCAAACAGCTCTTACCGTTAGCGATGCCGAGTGAGCAAGAAAAGTTAGCGATAGAAAATCAAACTACTGATCTGATTAAAGCCATTCGTGCAGACAAGAAGTCAGTCCAGATGATCGATGCCTTATTGCTGGAGTACAGTTTAGACACTCATGAAGGTATCTTACTCATGTGCTTAGCTGAAGCGTTAATGCGTATTCCTGATGCCGCCACCGCTGATGCTTTGATTCGAGACAAATTGAGTGTGGCGGATTGGAAATCCCATTTAAAAAATTCCGATTCGGTTTTTGTGAACGCGTCTACTTGGGGCTTGATGCTGACTGGTAAAGTGATTGGTTTAAATGAATCACAAGCACAAAGTCCAGCTCAAGGCTTAAATCGTTTAGTCAATAAAATGTCTGAGCCTGTGATTCGTAAAGCCATGCACCAAGCGATGAAGATCATGGGATACCAGTTTGTCCTTGGGCGTTCGATTGCCGAAGCACAAAAAAATGGTAAAGCGATGCGAGAAAAAGGCTACACCTATTCCTATGATATGTTGGGTGAAGCAGCATTAACGGCGCAAGATGCACAAAAGTATTTTAATGATTATTTAATGGCGATCACGGCCGTTGGTAATGATAAGTTTGATCACGCTATTAGCCCAGCGCCTTCTGTTTCCATCAAACTATCAGCATTACATCCTCGTTATGAAGTGGCGAATAAACAGCGTGTTATGACCGAGCTGTATGCAACCGTTGAGCAATTGATTGTCCAAGCACGTCAACTTGGTGTGGCATTAACCATTGATGCGGAAGAAGCTGACCGTTTGGAAATGTCTTTGGAGCTGTTTGAAAAACTCTACTGTAGCGAAGCGGCAAAAGGGTGGGGTAAGTTTGGCCTAGTGATTCAAGCTTATTCAAAACGAGCACTTCCAACCTTAGTTTGGTTAAATGCGTTAGCAAAACAACAAGGCGATATGATCCCTTTACGTTTAGTGAAAGGGGCGTATTGGGATAGCGAGATCAAATGGTCACAGCAAGCTGGCTATAATAATTACCCGGTATATACCCGCAAAGAAGCGACTGATGTCTCTTATTTAGCCTGTGCTCGCTTTTTATTAAGTGAGCATGTACGTGGTCATATTTTCCCGCAGTTTGCCAGCCATAACGCGCATACAGTGACCGCGATTGCCACGATGGCAACACATAAAGATTTTGAGTTCCAGCGTTTACATGGCATGGGAGATTCTCTCTATGAGCATGCGATGAAAGCATTTGGACAATCTGTGCGAATATATGCTCCGGTAGGCAGCCATAAAGACCTCTTACCATACCTAGTCCGTCGTTTATTAGAAAATGGCGCTAACAGCTCGTTTGTGCACCGTTTAGTGGATGCCCGTTGTCCGATTGAAACGTTAAATCAGCATCCTGTTGATACGCTGATGGCGCATGAAAATTATGCTAATACTGCGATTCCTTTGCCTCCTGCGATTTTCCCAGATCGCAAAAATGCTTATGGGGTCAATATTGACATCCAAAGTGAAGTCACTCCATTTGAACAACAAGTGGAACATTGGTTACAACAGACTTGGCAAGCGGGGCCTATTATTGCAGGTGATCGTACTTATGAAAGCATGATCAAGGAAGAGAATGCGTCCGTAAACACGATCCAAATGGTTACAGCACCTTATGATAGAAAGATCCAAGTGGGATCTGTGGTGTTTTCAACCCTTGATCATGTTTCCAAGGCAATTGAGGTAGCTCAATCATGCTTCCATGAGTGGAACAAGCTTGGCTACGAGTCGCGCTGTGAGAAATTAGAGCGATTAGCGGATCTGTTGGAAGATCATTTGCCAGAATTGGTGGCGCTGTGCCACAAAGAAGCTGGCAAGACGATTCACGATAGTATTGATGAAGTTCGAGAAGCAGTCGATTTTTGTCGATACTATGCCAAACAACCAACCATCTTTGCACCGAGCCAACAAGTTGGTTTCGATGGTGTTGAACGCACCATAACGCGTGAAGGATGCGGCGTCTTCGTGTGTATTAGTCCATGGAACTTCCCGTTAGCGATTTTCTTAGGTCAGATCACCGCAGCGTTAGTCAGTGGTAATACTGTCATTGCCAAGCCCGCTGAACAAACCAGTTTGATTGCCGCACGTGCTGTTGAGCTGATGCTAGAGGCAGGCTTTCCAGCAGGCTCGATTCAGTTGCTACCGGGTAATGGCGCAGAGATAGGGCAAGCGTTAACCTCCCATCCTGCAATTGCGGGAGTGGCGTTTACTGGCTCGACCCCGACAGCACAACGCATTAATGCCACTTTAGCAGGACGTGAGGCCAAACCGGTGCCATTTATCGCTGAAACGGGTGGTCAGAATGCGATGATCGTCGACAGTACCGCGCTCCCAGAGCAAGTGGTGCGTGATGTCATGCGCTCAGCATTTGCCTCTGCCGGTCAGCGTTGTTCAGCGTTACGAGTGTTATACGTACAAGAAGATATTGCGGAGAGAATCATCGAATTAATCAAAGGCGGCATGCAGCAGCTTGCAGTGGGGTTGCCTTATTTGCATCAAACCGATGTTGGACCAGTGATCGATGCGGCGGCGAAGGCCAAACTGGTGTCGCATATTGAACACATGAAACAAACTCAGCGCTTGGTGGCTGAAGTGACTTTAGATGAACGCTGTCAAGATGGGGATTTTGTTGCTCCAACCGCATTTGAAATCGAAAATATCCATGTGCTCGAAGAAGAGAAATTCGGACCAATTCTGCATATTATTCGCTTTAAAGCCGAGCAGCTTGCTCAAGTGGTGAAGGATATTAATCGTACTGGCTTTG
- a CDS encoding helix-turn-helix transcriptional regulator: protein MASYDEVHPQPPKPAQVITLPSFMDHHQHDYTQIVIGLSGRAEFDVEGEVNLIGPGQGCIVRASSEHRFGGIGLSDILVLNFLDITDADSQVSHLLADLLSEEVYFQLDFQIQQLIQMLVQEIKSSPDDLLLCRACQDTIIALLHRHIKKFERYKKGHRLNMALIDRYIQQHLASKIKVADLSASSFLGESQFHLLFKAQVGMTPHQYVLLKRIEEAKRLIKEGHYNIGHIAEVTGFSDQSVFTHSFTRIVGVPPSQFRKNH, encoded by the coding sequence TTGGCGAGTTATGATGAAGTACATCCACAACCACCAAAACCGGCACAGGTGATAACCTTACCGAGCTTCATGGATCATCATCAACATGATTACACTCAGATCGTGATTGGGTTATCGGGGCGAGCGGAATTTGATGTGGAAGGAGAGGTGAATTTAATTGGCCCGGGGCAAGGTTGCATTGTGCGGGCATCATCGGAGCATCGCTTTGGTGGGATAGGTTTATCGGATATTCTGGTTTTGAATTTTTTGGATATTACCGATGCCGACTCTCAAGTCTCTCACTTATTGGCTGATTTATTGTCTGAAGAAGTTTATTTCCAACTGGATTTTCAAATTCAACAATTGATTCAAATGCTGGTTCAGGAAATCAAATCCAGCCCTGATGACTTATTATTATGCCGTGCATGCCAAGACACTATCATTGCGCTCTTGCATCGTCATATTAAAAAGTTTGAACGCTATAAAAAAGGTCATCGCCTTAATATGGCGCTAATTGACCGCTACATCCAGCAACATCTCGCCTCTAAAATTAAAGTTGCAGATTTATCTGCGAGTTCCTTCCTCGGTGAAAGCCAGTTCCATTTATTGTTTAAAGCTCAAGTTGGTATGACGCCACACCAATATGTGTTGTTAAAACGTATTGAAGAAGCCAAGCGTTTGATTAAAGAAGGTCATTACAACATAGGGCATATTGCCGAAGTGACCGGTTTTTCAGATCAAAGCGTATTTACTCATAGTTTTACTCGAATTGTGGGTGTTCCTCCTTCTCAATTTCGAAAAAACCATTAA
- the pdxH gene encoding pyridoxamine 5'-phosphate oxidase → MKLSDMRREYAMDALTRSDLAANPVDQFNVWLEQAIQAGLTDPTAMTVATVDEHGQPFQRIVLLKNVDNDGFVFYTNLGSRKAQHLQHNNKISLHFPWHSMERQVHITGHVEKLSAMENMKYFTSRPKESQLAAWASKQSSRISARSVLEGKYMELKAKFAEGKIPVPTFWGGYRVKVETIEFWQGGKHRLHDRFVYSKDDGESWDISRLAP, encoded by the coding sequence ATGAAACTTTCTGATATGCGTCGCGAGTACGCGATGGATGCATTAACGCGTTCAGACTTGGCAGCCAACCCTGTCGACCAATTTAATGTATGGTTGGAACAAGCGATTCAAGCGGGGTTAACGGACCCGACGGCAATGACCGTAGCAACAGTGGATGAGCATGGTCAACCTTTTCAGCGTATTGTGTTATTGAAAAATGTTGATAATGACGGCTTTGTTTTTTATACCAATTTGGGAAGTCGTAAGGCTCAGCATTTGCAGCACAATAATAAAATCAGTTTGCATTTCCCATGGCATTCAATGGAAAGACAAGTTCATATTACCGGACATGTCGAAAAGTTATCTGCGATGGAGAATATGAAATACTTCACCTCGCGCCCAAAAGAAAGCCAACTTGCTGCTTGGGCAAGTAAGCAAAGTAGCCGCATTTCAGCTCGCAGTGTATTGGAAGGAAAGTACATGGAATTAAAAGCAAAATTTGCGGAAGGGAAAATTCCAGTACCGACTTTTTGGGGTGGCTACCGAGTGAAAGTGGAGACGATAGAATTTTGGCAAGGAGGAAAACATCGCTTACATGATCGTTTCGTCTATAGTAAAGATGATGGAGAGAGTTGGGATATCTCTCGCTTAGCTCCATAA
- a CDS encoding GNAT family N-acetyltransferase, with the protein MLALNSLNDLANRLRYLNHRYAIELTLEPMLSTRLLSEFVHCQQISNNEVVWLGGEQTLLPSVHYGYKQGQQLLGQEIKILIVDFSCGFDANSFNAALGALCGGSILFFIHLNALANDYAGQWIKRHVHCWPQIRSLDSPLELDEAAVQALHLEPALELQPFVEQADTQASFSQQVSPPEPAESQHSFSQQQIAVQAIEKVLTGHRRRPLVINANRGRGKTSSLGIAAAKLMVERRISIIVTAPSVKSLSPLFTFLAQAGEGDSEITWLSQQANHWTLSNGSQLRFIAPDELLLSEVPADLVLVDEAAALPLPMLIQFVERYHRLVLSSTIHGYEGCGRGFTLKFLPWLDAHRPGWKLQSLTQPIRWAEFDPLEAWCFASFLLDADAHAQAPWSDGELTAQLPTLTDNVRLQRIAKSQLVDDPKLFTELFGTLVLAHYQTSPNDLLQVLATDEIEVFAIIHSGSQPHHLKILGCILTCREGQLSLPLISDIQKGKRRPKGHLAAAYLANHLAIDEPALQASIRVMRIAVHPSLHRHGIGVKALEELADCVRNEFDFISVSFGATAELIGFWQSQFHLVSLGTRRDQSSGCYSAFMVQPLSESAQYWVERAHHHWAQQFQIALPFLYQQIQADTLAHLLFASSTAKVVSLPRVLCHYAHGGNSFETALVTFQQFVFQYLQQSSSKDLTLGRMTLSPELRVVIDKVLLVQTWQEVAHKHQLTGRKQIEQTLKDWLVQFTV; encoded by the coding sequence ATGCTAGCTCTTAACTCTCTCAATGATTTGGCGAACCGTTTACGCTATTTGAACCATCGATATGCCATTGAATTAACCTTAGAACCAATGCTATCGACTCGTTTATTAAGTGAATTTGTTCATTGTCAGCAGATTTCAAATAATGAGGTAGTGTGGCTCGGTGGGGAACAGACTTTGCTGCCTAGTGTTCATTATGGTTATAAACAAGGCCAACAACTGTTAGGGCAAGAAATCAAAATATTGATTGTTGATTTTAGCTGTGGATTTGATGCTAATAGTTTTAATGCCGCACTTGGGGCTTTGTGTGGTGGCAGTATTTTATTTTTTATTCATCTTAATGCGCTTGCAAATGATTATGCCGGGCAATGGATAAAGCGCCATGTTCATTGCTGGCCTCAAATTCGTTCATTGGACTCGCCACTTGAGTTGGATGAAGCTGCGGTTCAAGCGCTTCATCTTGAGCCGGCTTTGGAGTTGCAGCCATTTGTCGAGCAAGCCGATACCCAAGCATCATTCTCACAGCAAGTATCACCGCCAGAACCAGCAGAGAGTCAACACTCATTTTCGCAACAACAAATAGCCGTTCAAGCGATAGAAAAAGTGCTGACTGGGCATCGTCGTCGTCCCTTAGTGATTAATGCTAATCGCGGACGTGGTAAAACTTCCAGTTTAGGTATTGCTGCTGCCAAGTTGATGGTTGAACGACGCATATCCATTATTGTTACCGCGCCTTCGGTTAAGTCTTTATCGCCCTTATTTACCTTTTTAGCGCAAGCTGGGGAAGGGGATTCAGAAATAACTTGGCTTTCTCAGCAGGCCAATCATTGGACCTTATCCAACGGTTCTCAATTACGCTTTATTGCGCCGGACGAATTATTATTGTCTGAAGTGCCAGCGGATTTAGTTTTAGTGGATGAAGCGGCCGCTTTACCTTTACCTATGCTCATTCAGTTTGTCGAGCGTTATCATCGTCTGGTATTAAGTTCGACAATACATGGCTATGAAGGTTGTGGTCGTGGTTTTACGCTTAAATTTCTGCCTTGGTTGGATGCACATCGCCCTGGCTGGAAATTACAATCCCTCACGCAACCCATTCGTTGGGCTGAATTTGATCCGTTAGAAGCCTGGTGTTTTGCGAGTTTTTTGCTGGATGCTGATGCCCATGCTCAAGCTCCTTGGTCTGATGGAGAGTTAACAGCACAACTGCCCACGTTAACTGACAATGTTAGATTGCAGCGAATAGCGAAATCTCAATTAGTGGACGATCCTAAATTGTTTACTGAATTGTTTGGTACTTTGGTACTGGCGCATTACCAAACTTCTCCTAATGATTTATTGCAAGTATTAGCAACGGATGAAATTGAGGTGTTTGCGATAATTCATTCAGGGTCACAGCCTCATCATCTTAAGATACTTGGCTGTATACTCACGTGCAGAGAAGGGCAGTTATCGCTTCCACTGATTAGTGATATTCAAAAGGGCAAACGTCGACCTAAGGGACATTTAGCGGCGGCTTATTTAGCCAATCATCTCGCGATAGATGAGCCCGCATTACAAGCCTCTATTCGCGTGATGAGAATTGCGGTCCACCCGAGTTTGCATCGTCATGGTATTGGTGTAAAGGCATTAGAGGAATTGGCAGACTGCGTCAGAAACGAGTTCGATTTTATCTCTGTCAGCTTTGGCGCGACCGCAGAGTTGATTGGTTTTTGGCAGTCACAATTTCATTTAGTATCGTTGGGGACTCGTCGTGATCAGTCCAGTGGTTGCTATTCTGCATTTATGGTGCAGCCATTATCTGAGTCTGCTCAGTATTGGGTTGAGCGCGCTCATCATCACTGGGCTCAACAATTTCAAATTGCGTTACCTTTTTTATATCAGCAGATTCAAGCCGACACGTTAGCGCATTTACTGTTTGCTTCTAGCACTGCAAAGGTAGTGAGTCTTCCTCGAGTGTTGTGTCATTATGCGCACGGGGGAAACAGTTTTGAAACAGCATTGGTGACGTTCCAACAGTTTGTATTTCAATATTTGCAGCAATCCTCTAGTAAGGATCTGACACTAGGTAGGATGACACTCTCACCTGAATTAAGGGTAGTTATTGATAAAGTCCTGCTAGTTCAAACTTGGCAAGAGGTGGCGCATAAGCATCAATTGACGGGGCGCAAACAGATTGAACAAACTTTAAAAGATTGGCTAGTGCAATTTACAGTGTAA
- a CDS encoding ParB/RepB/Spo0J family partition protein, protein MAIKTSDLNAKLFGKANKRRATSPVEAQAAVKEKAQVIELAIAGEDLVSFELVSVPAAEIETQTVVFAENSREQSFLNEHALADILVTLKERGQQYPAVGRRNAQGKIEVLDGSRRRMSCILAQKDFLIYVADNIETQHAKFLSDVANAHKPLSLYERGREMQAKLDSGEAADQKALAQMFQCSEALVSGALKAAALPLELLQAYPNVSDVGRPTIVKLHKQYFALPSKSQTLLLEKCRHAQGEIWQGSNSQGVARLTKEISSQLEAWIEELAPSKKEASAEKIDLIKGRVSYTRKGANVSLALKKIDDDVMDDILAYIQSKLS, encoded by the coding sequence ATGGCGATTAAAACTTCTGATCTAAATGCGAAATTGTTTGGTAAAGCCAATAAGCGTCGTGCTACATCGCCAGTTGAAGCGCAAGCGGCAGTAAAAGAAAAAGCTCAAGTGATTGAATTAGCCATCGCTGGAGAAGATTTAGTGTCGTTTGAATTAGTTTCAGTTCCTGCCGCAGAGATTGAAACACAAACCGTGGTATTTGCTGAAAACTCGCGTGAACAATCGTTTCTTAATGAGCATGCTTTAGCTGATATTCTGGTTACTTTAAAAGAAAGAGGACAGCAATATCCAGCGGTTGGTCGCCGTAATGCTCAAGGGAAAATTGAAGTATTAGACGGTAGCCGCCGTCGTATGTCTTGTATTTTGGCACAAAAAGATTTTCTTATTTATGTGGCCGATAACATTGAGACACAGCACGCTAAGTTCTTATCAGATGTCGCGAACGCACATAAACCGTTGTCGCTTTATGAGCGAGGCCGTGAAATGCAAGCTAAGTTAGATTCAGGTGAAGCTGCCGATCAAAAAGCGTTAGCGCAAATGTTCCAGTGTAGCGAAGCTTTGGTAAGCGGTGCATTAAAAGCGGCGGCATTACCGTTGGAATTATTGCAAGCTTACCCTAATGTTAGCGATGTTGGCCGCCCAACCATTGTTAAATTACACAAACAATATTTTGCTTTGCCAAGTAAATCGCAAACGTTGTTGTTAGAAAAATGCCGTCACGCGCAAGGTGAGATTTGGCAAGGTTCAAATTCGCAAGGGGTAGCACGCTTAACCAAAGAGATTTCGAGCCAATTAGAAGCTTGGATTGAAGAGCTAGCGCCAAGTAAAAAAGAAGCCTCGGCTGAAAAAATTGATTTAATCAAAGGTCGTGTCAGTTATACCCGTAAAGGGGCTAATGTTTCACTTGCCTTAAAGAAAATCGATGATGACGTGATGGATGATATCCTCGCTTACATCCAGTCAAAACTCAGTTAA